The genomic window TCCCGAAAATGGGCGCCACCGGGTTTGCCTATGATGTCGCCGCAAGCTTCGCCATTGCGATGGTCGAGCCGCGGCCCGGCCTGGTGCCGTTCACGCTGGATCCGCAGTTGCAGGCGGAATTGCAGCCACTGTCGGGCATCGGGGTCGAAACCGAGATCGGCTGCGGCAAGACCGCGTTTCGCGAGGCGATGCTGATCACCCATCGCGGGCTGTCCGGGCCCGCAATCCTGCAGATTTCATCCTTCTGGAAACCGGGACAGGAAATCGCGGTGCGCATGCTGCCCGCCATCGACCTTGCGGCCGAACTCATCAAGGCCAAGCGCGACAATGGCCGGCAAAGCGCTGCCACCGCGCTTTCCGCTCATCTGCCCAAGCGGCTGGCGCAGTATCTTGCGGAGAAACGCGGCCCCGCCGGACCTTTGGCCGACACGGCGGACAAGGCGCTCGAAGCCCTTGCCCGGGCCGTTCAGGACTGGCGGGTCAAGCCCGCGGGCACCGAGGGCTACCGCACCGCCGAGGTGACGCTCGGCGGCATCGACACCAGCGCGCTGTCTTCGGCCACAATGGAAGCGCGCGCCGTGCCGGGGCTTTATTTCATCGGCGAATGCGTCGACGTTACCGGCTGGCTTGGCGGTTACAATTTCCAGTGGGCATGGGCCTCGGGCGTCGCTGCCGGCGACGCTTTATGAGGCGAAAGGCGGCAGCGCACCGCTGCGCGAACGCAACCAGCCAATACCAGGGTCTCGGGAGCGGATTGGCGTGGGCGCGGTAATAGTCGTCCTCGGGCATGTCGCGCCAGTTGACGACGTCGATGATTTTGGGCGGTCGGGGCATTGGCGATGTCTCCTTTGTCGTGAGCCATCACCTCTATTAAGCGCAAAAATTATCGTTTGATATCGCGTGAAATGAGGCCTATTTTTCATGCATGAAAAATGCTCCATG from Martelella sp. NC20 includes these protein-coding regions:
- a CDS encoding BaiN/RdsA family NAD(P)/FAD-dependent oxidoreductase produces the protein MKEYDVIIVGAGAAGLMCAARAGKRGRRVLLIDHAAKPGEKIRISGGGRCNFTNIHAGPRNYISENPHFAKSALARYTPRDFIDLVESHGIAWHEKTLGQLFCDGSAREIIAMLMAECARGGVTVALETAASEISRIGDRFVMRLNGEKASSAALVIATGGKSIPKMGATGFAYDVAASFAIAMVEPRPGLVPFTLDPQLQAELQPLSGIGVETEIGCGKTAFREAMLITHRGLSGPAILQISSFWKPGQEIAVRMLPAIDLAAELIKAKRDNGRQSAATALSAHLPKRLAQYLAEKRGPAGPLADTADKALEALARAVQDWRVKPAGTEGYRTAEVTLGGIDTSALSSATMEARAVPGLYFIGECVDVTGWLGGYNFQWAWASGVAAGDAL